From Astyanax mexicanus isolate ESR-SI-001 chromosome 13, AstMex3_surface, whole genome shotgun sequence, the proteins below share one genomic window:
- the LOC111194039 gene encoding epidermal differentiation-specific protein-like, translating to MSKIIIYEHINFQGMSKEFISSVPNLVSENFNDCISSLKVIGEPWVAYEHTNFQGSQYVYEEGEYATLDRNDAFSSLEKVTEDLANPQITLYEHTNYRGRSLVFTTETNLCYGNFNDVASSHKVQRGVWVLYEHINRSGAQLVARASRDMPEYGWFNDRVSHLRPLKPGKPIITAEIQWNQKEEHMNAVVIDSLCGLNHGDHEQSFSTEMSKEYEGSVTDSFSFSNSTQISWGASFGVDVGVVKAQQNFSLSNTFTVEKGSSNTRTERKSIRVNLPAKIAPRTKLTVNMVRKEVDVKVPVKLTIVTGSQSKVEYGQYRCQSGNSITTEFREEKI from the coding sequence ATGAGCAAGATCATCATCTACGAGCATATTAACTTTCAGGGCATGAGCAAAGAGTTCATCTCCTCCGTCCCCAACTTGGTAAGCGAAAACTTCAACGACTGCATCTCTTCCCTGAAAGTTATAGGGGAGCCATGGGTGGCATATGAACATACCAACTTTCAAGGTTCTCAGTATGTCTACGAGGAGGGAGAGTACGCCACTCTGGACAGGAACGACGCCTTTTCTTCTCTGGAGAAAGTGACTGAGGACCTGGCAAACCCTCAGATAACCCTTTACGAACATACTAACTACCGGGGCAGGAGCCTCGTCTTCACCACTGAAACCAACCTGTGCTACGGCAACTTTAACGATGTTGCGTCTTCTCACAAGGTGCAGAGAGGGGTGTGGGTCCTGTATGAGCACATCAACAGAAGTGGAGCTCAGCTGGTGGCCAGAGCTTCTCGAGACATGCCTGAGTACGGCTGGTTCAATGACAGAGTGTCTCACCTTCGCCCTCTGAAGCCAGGGAAACCCATTATAACAGCAGAGATCCAGTGGAACCAGAAAGAAGAGCATATGAATGCCGTGGTCATCGACAGCCTGTGTGGTCTGAACCATGGAGACCACGAGCAAAGCTTCTCCACTGAGATGAGTAAGGAGTACGAAGGCTCCGTCACTGATAGCTTCAGCTTCAGCAATTCCACCCAGATAAGCTGGGGAGCATCGTTTGGTGTAGACGTGGGAGTGGTGAAAGCACAGCAGAACTTTTCTCTGAGCAACACCTTCACCGTGGAGAAGGGGAGCAGCAACACCAGGACAGAGAGGAAGAGCATCCGGGTTAACCTACCAGCCAAAATCGCTCCCCGCACCAAGCTCACCGTGAACATGGTGAGGAAGGAGGTGGATGTGAAGGTTCCAGTCAAGCTGACCATCGTCACCGGATCCCAGAGCAAGGTGGAGTACGGACAGTACAGGTGCCAGTCTGGCA